The following DNA comes from Rosa rugosa chromosome 5, drRosRugo1.1, whole genome shotgun sequence.
CTCTCAAACTAATAATGCCAACAATGTCACAAACCTCTCAATGAAACAAAAACAGTACATAAATTCAATAGCTCACTCAGCTCAGGCCACCTGAAAGCAATGATCTTGCAATGCGAAACTCCGAAAAGATTAAAGCTTTTGTTCTAGTTACAGATTCAAAACTAAGCAATTACCTTCCGGCCCTGTACATGTAAACTCCACGGCTTCCTTTGCCGGCGCCAAGCTGAGCTCTGCTCCGAAAATACAATCTGGAAGCTTCCACGCCGCAGCGCAACAGCGCAGCGTCGTCGGCTCCCAATTCGATGACGGCGGCGTTGTGCCTCATCAGAGACCCCGACAGCGCCTCCACCGCCCTCACATAAGGCCCGGTCGGGGCTCCGTCGTAGGGGGAAATATCCGAGATCCGAACCCGGGCCAGCTGGCACGGGATTGTGGTCCCTGCGGCGGCGTCAGGGATCGGCAGCACATGGTCGAGCGTCGGCGGAAGGGGGAGGCGGGAGAGAGGCGACGGGAGCTGAGAGTGTGCGGGGGTGGTGGCCGTAGATGATCTAATGGCGGCGAcggcggtggtggtggaggaggggGAGGGAGTGATTGGGTGCGACGCGGGTGCAGAGGAGATCATGATCACTACCATCAATCATTCTGaagcttctattttttttttttttgctgtgtTTCTCTTGGTTAATTTCTGAGGATCATGTCAAATGAGGCAATGAATGAAAGTGGAAGATGCTTCCAGACTTCAGTGTGTGAGTTGAACTCAGTTGAGTTATTTTCAggttcaaaatttcagaaagaaagaagagttgagtttagtttagtttggttttagggtttttggctCGGATACTGAGCAGAGTGGGAAGGGGACCTTGTCTTTActtctctctcacacacacctTCTCCTTTGTTTTTTGGGCTTTCTTTCGAGTTaccaaaagaataaaataaaagggtGCCGGTGCCTGAAGCAAATAGGTATATTCAAAATAGTTGCTTCTTCCTTTATATATTCTTTCTTCGAAAAATTCTACCACACACACATCTATGTCATGTCCATAGAATCTGACACACATCTATGTCGTGCACATAGAATCTGACGGTTAGTAATAAAAGAGAAACGCTATTTATGACTTACATACCATTAGATTCTATGTATATGTCATACATGTATTTATAATAAAAAATTCTCTTATCTCTTAACTAATATGGGAATAccccaaaataaaaaagaaaaacaactaAAGTTACCATCTTTGCAATAAAATTTGTTTTTCTCTCTTGAGAAACTTGCAAGTTGCAACTTTAAAACCTTGGGTGGtacaagaacaaaaaaaagttaCACTTTTTTATCAAAGTTACCATCTTTTGCAACAATTTGAATCATATTTAATCTGGTCAATTGCTGTGTGATCCCTCCCTCTCTGATCAAAAGTTGGGATGGACGTATGAAACTGAGGTACATAGACAACAAAACAATTGGGTTTCAGTAAAGAAACAActgaatttaattattcattAATTCTGTGAAATCTTACAACTACATATGAAAGTATGTTCCTTTTAAGTGCTAGTTGAGTAAGCTGCCATGCTATCCTTGATGTGTCTAATGGAATTCATAGCTTGTTGGTTCGACACCACCTTGCACATGCACTCCACCAGTGCCAACACAAGAAAGTGAAGAAACTCGGCGCGCTTTGTATCATCTCCACCACAACTAGGTCTACAGCTGATATGTCCCTCATACTTCAACTCTTTGTTACCAAGTGCCCTTGACACCGCCAAGATCCCATCAACCCGGGGAACAACCCCTTGTGATACATGCATGACTTTGATTTGGATCATTTGATGGTATcttgtttctgttttcttttccaAGTAATATTGTTGCAGATTATTACTAGACAACATGCTTGGCTTTTGGTTGAGGTCATATGTGTTTTTGGGTTCAAAACCTATTTTACAGATTATTACTAGATTTGCACTGACGTTCTGGTAATAGAATATATGGTACTACTTCTGAATCAAATGTCTTTTTACAAGCTTATAGAAACAGGCGAGTGACTTTTGGTCCATGCAGTTTTGCTTGTTGCCCTTGAAGTTATGTGAATCGCGCGCCATGCTTGGCTTGTTACCATATATAGGAAGTTGTTAGAGCTGCGCTATGCTGCATCGTTGAATAGAAAATTTCAAGGTAGTTGACTAGACTGAAGTAATAAGCAATGAAAATGTGAAAGAAGATTACATTTTTTATGCTAGGTATGTTTTCCTACCACTAGCAGGtcgaaatttccaccgaaaatGATGACTCATGTAGAGGTGAAATTACAAGGGATCGGCCATGGACTTCTGGTCAAGAAGACATCCACTAATTATATATTTAACTATATTTAAGCACATATCAGACATCACACTTTTACCTAATCATATTTAACATTTGTTTGTGTTCATCTTCAAATAACTTTCTACGATGTATTGGCCGATTAATCTCGATGAAAATTACATTCTGCTGGTATCCCACGTGATTTACTTGTAAATCCATTCATTTGCCTGTTTACTTGTAAATCCATTCATTTGCACGGCCTCCAGACCCGTCCATATCTATAAAAATGCTAACAGCCTGCAGCAAATGATATTAACAAGTTGGTCATATTCTACATGAAAAGTGAATAAACACACAAGACCCTACAAACTTGAAGATTTGGATGATGAAATTTTTTGTACCTTTCCTATCCGAGGCCTCTCTTTCACCGTTGCTAGGCTGTTTCTGATATGTGACACAGCTCCCCAGCACTTCAAGTTGTTTGCAACATCATCAAGCCTCAATAGATACTCTTCTTCAGTCAGTGGAAAGGATCTCTACGAAAAGAAGCacgtaggaaaaaaaaaatttaaatcgaTCAAACTATTCCAAATCATCATCTTGAGTTTAAATAGTGGATGAATATAATATCAGCTGCCTTCATAGACATCATGTATTAAACCATCCCTATGATAATGATATGCTACTTATTCCAACAAGAAACTTTAAACTTGTTGAGTAAGAATTTCCATACCTGCTCCCTGTACTTCCACATCACATTCATAGCCAAGAGGTTTCTTCCCAGGAACTCCTACAAAACATTTGGTTATTGAGTGAGATTGACACGCCAAAATACTATCATGCGTGCAATTTTTACCAAACGAAAAGGTAAAAATATACCTTCTTTATCAGTTGAACATCATAGGACCTCCCATACTTGTTCCTAATAAGAGTTGCCAGGTCTATCCCACTAAAGCTGGAGTCATCTGTACCAACAAGTCTTTCAAGATTCTCTCTGACCATTTCATTATTCCCCTGCAACATACAAGGACATTGTAAAAAACCATTGGTGTTACTTTTTAAAGGGCTACAAATGCAGCCAGTTAATGGCCAATTATTCATGACTAAACTCTATCAACCAGATTAGGATGAACCCCACTTGGACCAAATGGAACTTGAGCACCCCTTGTCACACATCCCAGTGGTGTCTATTCCATTCATGTAAGAAACATGGcaacagaagaaagaagaactatAACATACCCCTCCAGCTTCAGCTTTGGAATTTTCCTTCGCATCCTTTTCATCTTCAGAGTCATCTGGATTTATGTCATCTACCGTACTGGAGAAAATAGGCCTACATCTCCGATCAGTTTGACAACGAATGTGATAGTTACCATTGGAAAAAACGAATCCTCTTGAAGGAAAATGTGAAGTATATCCAGGAAGCAGAACTTTGTTGAATCCTGTGTTAGCGTTCTCTTGAATCCCAAATGACCAATTACAATGGTGGCTTGAAATAATGCTCGTCATATCCTGAAAAATACACACGGTACCCTCAATACAATTACTACATCCATCCATGGATCGTCTTTTCCATTAACATCAATTACAGTGAAAGAATTTTATGACATCCCAAACAAATACATCAAAATGCTTTCTTTGAAGCCTTGATGAACAACATCAAAGATTGAAAGGTAGATAGTTTACAAGACCAGGAATTTAGAACTCTGGTTGTTGATTGGATTCCataatgattaaaaaaaaacagaaaaaatggaGAGATCTTCATGATTCATAGTATTGATTCTAGCATAACATCTTTCAGGTCATAAGCAATAATACTAGTGCTAAAATCAAACAGCAAATATATAAATCCAACCTGTTGGTGAGGCCAAGCCAACTGAAGCAGATATAGTTTCTGGGTTTGATGCTTGTTTGGGATATGGTAGAGTAGACTAGTGGTGCATTCAATTCACAACTGATGCACAGAACCAAAAATGTGTGCTCATCAGTTGGTGACCATAGAATTTGGGTGAGTTTAGTGAAACCTTTAATCATAATCAGGACCGTTGGTTTATATTACTTAAGCACTTGTGTGGGTTGCGGCTGAAAACAAAAGCCCTTTGCTTCAGGAGTGGTGGCGTGTGTTGGCTATTATTGAGAGAGTGGCCAATCACAACCAGTCACGTGGACACAACCAGTCACGTGGACACAACAAGTCCAAGTCTGTGAGTTTTGCTTGGGCACATGGCCCTGCTCTGGAGCCACTAGCCCAGAGTGTGGATAGGGCGTGTAGAATTAACCAACTGTGATTGCAATTGCATTTTGTATTTTGCTATGCTAATATACTTCGCTAAACGACATTGAGTTTGTACAAAGGTCCAAAGAAATTGAGGATAGATTGGAAATGAAGAAACTACAATCAAAAGGAAAATGAAGTCTGCATTGCCATTGAAGAGCAGAAACATTGATAAACAAATACAGCTGATCAACTATTTAACGGCATAAATAGCGTAGGAGGCAACACTACTCGGATAGATGGCACTATCAAAAAACATCCGTATTCTGTAAAACAAGGCTACTGCACTAACATCTAGAACAAGTCCAAACCTCCTCGATCATACATGACTTGACAGAGATAGTCTAAGACAAAATAAGTCAAGAGTTTAGGTACTGCCAGGTGAGATGACTTTGCAGATCAAAGTTGCCAATCGATCGGGGGAATACCCATCTCCTTGAGAAGCTGGTTCGTGCGAGAAAAATGCCTGTTCACATCATGAGCAAGTATCTGGTTACCATGTAATAATGCTCAACATAACCATATACAACAATATTCCGATACATGTAAGAGCTACGGTTGCAGATATTTCATAAAGACAACAGAAGATATCCAAGGAAGTTGCAAACTAATATCAATAGCTGATCCCATGCCTCACTTTTAAGCAGCCTAAGAATAAGCTTATCCCCCAGTATGTCATAGCAGTAGACAACTAAACCAGGGTAGCTTCTCTTTATTTAGATATAAGTTGCAAGTGGTAATCTTTTTTTGTAAGGTTAAAGTGTTAAACTAACCTGCAGCCAAAGAAGCCCCTGTATGCAGATAAACCGGAAGGATGTGCCGCTCTAAGAATGTGATGCTTCGACACATCAACTAACCTGCCAAGCAAAGTAAATCTGGATCAATTGAAATAAACATACCCCTAATACTTCTCAATTCATTCAGCCATAGACAAAAAGCCCATCTTATTGACACCCCTCTATATGTTTGTCTTACATTCTACTCAGCTTTCATCCTCGGAAGTTTGCAAAACTCAAACTACAAAATATATCTACCTGGATTTCTGCTGTGCGGAGTTTCCCCACAGGAGGAAAACaactccttccttcttttttgaAATCGTTTGGATAACAGCATCGGTAAATTGTTCCCATCCTTTCTTTGCATGAGAGTTGGCCTGATGATCCCTAACTGGAATATGAAAATGAAAGGTCACAAAACAtatgaaataagagaaaatgTAACTTGCTAAAAGCCATCTTCATATGGTTTAAAGTACTGTACGCAAATGTGTTCAAGCTCACTTCCCAACATATTATCTTTGCTAATTACTTAATTAGAAACAAAGAATGCATGTAGATTCTCACCGGTGAGAACAGCATTGAGCAACAGAACACCCTAACAatcaattttaaaacaaatGTCAGTCACAATTTACGACAAGATTTCGAAAAAGAGTAACCAAGATGATCCTGATTCAAACCTGAACAGCCCATTTTTCTAGATTTCCATGAGATGGAATTGAACAGCCAACATCTTTGTGAAGCTCCTTGAATATATTAACCAGGCTCGATGGGACCTTCACTCCTTGTGGAACAGAGAAGGACAGACCCATAGCCTGACCCGGCCCATGATACGGGTCCTGGCCCAAAATGACAGCCTTGACCCGATCAAAAGGGGTGGAGTTCAGAGCATTGAAGATCAAGTGACTCGGCGGATATATCGGAACACCACCACCGCCGGCGCCGGAAATCTCACTCTCAACGAACTTGCTGAGGTTGACGGCGTAGGGCTTCTTAAGCTCAGAAGGCAACGCCGTCAGCCACGTGTCCTCCACCAATAGCTCCTCCAATTTCACTCCTTCACCTAAATagaaaaatccaaaactttCAGAATGAAATGAAcgatgaaattagggttttgttttCGGTTCACCTCTGGCCTTGGAATCGGAGACTCTGCCGGAGCAGATAGTGCGGTTGCGTTTCGCTTTGGCCAGCAGCTTCTGGAATTCTATGCGTGACTTCTGCTCGGGGGTGAGGGCTgacggagaagaagaagaagaagaagaaggctcGGTGATGGCGTCATCGGATTTGGGGGTGGAAGAATCGGTTTTGAAGCGTTTGGCGGATCGGGTCGTGGGTTGGAAGATATCCAGTAGGGTTTTGTTTTTGGTGGCAGCTCTGGAACCCATTGCTGCTCCCTTGGGATTAGCGACGGCGAAGGAATGGCCTCTTACCCTAATGATATGATCATAGGCTGCTTTGTGAATTGGCGCCAAAGCTCGTATCTGATTGGCGGGAAAATTACCGAAACCGGAAACGGCAAAGGTCATTCCTTTTTCTCCAAAAGTCTCAGCCTCTTACAGCACACGAGTTGGGGAACCATTTATTTACCATATCAACATTGTGATTGAGACAGAAAGCccaaatttttgaaaaaaaaaaaaaaaaaaccgatttTGATTTGTCATTTCCAAATGTTCTTACTAGGTGAAGAATAGCATAAGTTTGAAAGGGTGTTGTATGTACTCTCAAACAGTTTACATTAAGTATATGATCAATTTACATCATCTCAAAGAGCACAGTTTTATGTACTGCTGTGTACTCTGTTAGTCTTTTAAGAAGAACCTTCTGTTTTGCTTTCGTTTTCGTTACAAAGAGCCACAACCGCCCTAGTATCTTCCCATACAAGTGACTTCGCGGCTTGGCACAGCTGAGGTTGATCCAAGACCATATAGAAGAGACATATCCTCAAAAAGAGAAGATAATCGGTGTGCACTTCTATTATCTTCGCGATACACATGAAGGATACCATCTCTTTTGGTCCTCCCTGCAAGGAAAAACTAAACCTTAGTTATAACTTACAATCATGCCCAGATTTCCTCACACTAGATAATCATCAAGGAGATGAAAGCATACAGAAACAATACCTCATGTTGGCATAGCGGGAATTATGAAACAAGGAGGAGACTGCATTCCATGCTCCCGGAACTCTAATCATGAGACAACAAAGATACCAGCCTGAAAAACCAAATACATCAATAAGTCCAACAAAGATTAGTTTGACAGTTATGAAATCACAAGATAGATGGGGATTTCTTACATCTTTCACTACAAACTTGTCCTGATAGCCAAGTAATGGCAATAACCACTCCGACAAATAAAGAGAATTTTCTTGGTCAGGTCTTATAAGCAGATGATCATCTGGGAGGAAATAGATGATATTGTCAATCACACAAATCAAATAGCAATAACGATTTCTATCATGTTGTGCAAGAAGAAactttagcaaaaaaaaaaaaatctataaaaTAGAAAAGCATCAACCTGAAGCTCGTACAAGTATCTTGTGTGTAATGAGTGACTGCAAAAAGCAAAAGAACTGATTACAGGTATAAGTCGTGCAACTTCCTGACAATTACTTAAGACATAATATGGCAGCTGTTACTAGTGGACTGGTTACATAAGAACTACGATACAGCTAAACATAGATTCTTCAGGTGATTTACCAAGCAACTGTTGACAAAAATTACCTGCCAGATGGGTGGCATAAATTCACGATATGGAAGTTGTTGACTACTACTTGTTATACTTCTTACACCTGATGCTTCCAGCATATATTTATTTCTGAAATTCCAGTCACGAGAGGATTATGGTACAATATATTGACAACTAAGACCATCACAGACATTTAGAAAGCAAATCATAGCCAAAGTAAAAGTTCTGAGCTTTTCAAGAAACTCACTGTTTGGCCTCATCCATGCCATATACATTCCCCAAAACGATTTCTTTTGTAGCTATTACAAGCATGGGATGCAGCACCAGAAGCTTTCTAATCTCCTGAACTACAGTTTCTGAAATACTCTGAAGAGAGAGGCATTTCCTATGCATCAAGTTGTCAATAATTTATATCAGATATATCCAAGAACACAATAGCCAGACATGATAAAATGCACATGGATAGACTACATCAAATGAAAAACAGGCACAATTAAATTGATATCAGGTTATTGTGTGTTCTCAACAACACAAACAATTTGTTTCGGTTGTTGCCCTAAGATGATGCAAGCCATAAGACCCGCATATAAACAAGCTTATACAAACCTGTGCATAAGTTTGATGTAGAGCCTGGTTGAAAATATGACATTCCATGGACTACATTGACCAACTATGAAAAGGCTAGAGTAAACAACCATACTATAGGTATGCTGTCAACACAAACGACTTCAGAGTACAAATCAGATGAACCAACTCTGCTATGAACAAAAGTAACTATAAAAATACCTCATATTCGtcctgaaaaaataaaaagtaaaaatacaGTAACACTGATTACCTGTTATGACTCCCCAGTGGAAAGAATGTTGACCCACGATCTACCCAATGGAAAGGTCCGATACTATCAAAATAGGTCAGGCATTATGAGAATAGAATTCAGATTAAGTTCTTATCAGAAACAAACCTGTAAATCagcaattaaaaagaaaaaacaaatgcaGAGCTAAAATTCCACTACATACCTGTCAATCATGAGCAACTGAATGTTAACATTATGCATGGCTTTTTCCCTTTTCAGCCTATGGTGCAACGTCTATAATGTATCATCAGAGACCAAGAATCCACTTAAAAGGTAATAGTTTTAAAGACCGAAAGAACGGTTAAGCTCTTTTCTCTTACAAATCAGCATTCACATGAAGTAAAAGAGTTTCATATCACCTTGAGAGTGGCAAGAAATTCAAGACTGTCATAGCACCGGACATACATGAAGCGCCTCATGCACGCAGCAAACAATTCCTCGTGATCATACATGGACCCTAAAACAAAACATAATAGAAAACAAAGTATTTCAGCAATATCAAATAAAAAGCTCTATTCTTTGTTAGTACATGAGTTAATTCATATAAACAGGTACCATTGGGTTCCATAATCCTGTGCTTTAGCATTTCCGAAAGGCGCGTAACATCGAAGCGACAATCCAAGTCAATGAACATCACCAAGCGCTCCAAACCCCCATAGTGCACACCATTCCACTCCTTAGGAAGAATGCAATTCAGAGCGGCCTGATTAGACAGAATTAACCCCTCAAAAACCAAACATTTACATTAAAGGACAATCTTTTCACTATGAGATTGTgattaaaaaaggaaaattgaCCTGAATCAGAATCTGGGTTTTGGCTGAAGAAGAGGGGCCGGCGAGCTCGACCACATTGCCGACGCGGAGAGGAACGCGGTGGAGAGGCGGAAGAAGCAAGAAGGGCCGCTCTGATGAAACCCTAGAGAGCATCTCGGCGGCGGTCTCGTCTCCGTCGATCCACCGTTTGGCCGCCATTTGTATCGTTCTTGGAGGTTTTGGGCGGGAGTGGGGCTGTTACAGCGTGCACTCTGTTTCTTCTCAACTGGGCCTTACTTTACAGGTAGCAAATGAGCCTTAACTGTTAAATGGTCCTCAATTTATCCATAATTGCTGATATATGCATATCCTCTTATGAAATAAATGGtcaaagtcttttttttttttagggtaacgggagactaatccattgatagtaaatcatacgacctcacttggtcaagcatgaagggtacagaacacccctcatattacaacaCATGCTCACGGAGATAactaaatccaaaagaaatccaaaaaactaaaatcctaaaggaaCTGTTGAAAAAAATGCAGAATTTAAAAACCCCATAATCCTACATTGCCCTAAAATGAAACCAGTGTCCTGAACATCTTGACACCTAAGACCCTCCTGGTGTACGTCGCAATATTCAACACACCCACGACAACATGCCAGGAACAGGTGCAGGACAAAGAGTAGGACAGACCACCCCCAAGAAGCTCAAACCCGACCGAGAGTGAGAACATAGGGGATCGAATTGGACTAATTAGGCCCAATTCACTGGACTACAACTCTGCAGCCCATGAAGGCAGAGGCCCAAGACCCGCTGCCCAAACCCTACGTTCCCAAACCCATGCCGACCGGATTTGGAACCTCCAAGAAGCCGTCTGCCACCCCCTCGTCAGTCTGGTGGCCTCCCCAGGCAGGGGGCCATAGCAACCATCTCACCGCCTACCAAATCTGCTCGCTGCAACTATTTGGCCCTGCAAACACAAACCAAAAGCCTTAGTAGACGTCTCCTCCTCGCCTGAAGGACGTCTCCGACCGCAGTCCTCCTCTAGACCCAGAAAGCCTGTTGCTGCCTTCTCCTGGTCGAGCCTGAAAGCCTCCCCAGAATAAAATCGGGTGCGATTACAAACCTGAAGCAATATTTGAACCTTCGGCTTTCACCTCCGGTCAAACCACCTCCGCAAACACACGAAGGAGATGAAGCCTCGTCCTTCTACCACTTGCAGCGCCGGAACGCCCTACTGCAGACGGGATTGGAGCGTCGCCGCTTGCTACCCGAAACCTAGAAGGTTTCGGTTTCGCTGCGAAGAAACAGGAGCCTCAATGTCAACCCATATTGTGGTATGTGAAAGTCTCtctttttaatcttttttttttccattattCAATCGAGTTCTGTTAGCTTCTAAATGCAACAACAAGTCAACAATTGAGATTAATAAggtaaattaattaattttgacCGCATTAttattctctatttttttatattaatcAAATAACAGAATACTAGATTTTGAattgggagcttctattcatacctccaaaattgttatttggacctccctattttttcaaataatagttgactttgtcaactcatgtcaaattatcaataaagacacaaaagagtgaagaaaaagaaaatttcttaCCTCTACGTATAGTCGTAATCTTTAATTGGAGAAAACTTTCTCCTCCAACGTGAACATTAAAATATACATCGGTAAACGTTAACTATGTTGTTGTCAAAATTTTCTAAACTTTGTGGTTGATCACCCATCAATGGAAATAGGTTTCATATGAAAAAAGAGCTTCAGCTATGAAACTGATAAAAAATAAGGAAACAAAAAATTGTGGAACTGTTAGCAAGAATGATGGTGGAAAGAAGATTTGACAAGGGGAGAAAGAGTCATTGTATTTCATtgattcaacaaaaaaaaaacataagctATCTAACCTCCATAAGATCATAAAACGTTGAAAAGTTTCTGAAAATAGTTCACACATACAAGGCTGTAAACAACCTCTATAAAATTACAAATGataataagagagagagagagagagagagagagagagagagatattaaGGTAAAATAGAattgtgaaatcttcaaaaattgaaggagGTCCAACTACTGATTTTTTAAGATatgaattgaaaaaaaaaaaaaaaagcttttatttattttattggaCAATGGGCATTGTGGGAAAATTaaggaggtgtagatagcaaattggttatttgtaagAGTAAGTTGGAAGTCTATTAACTGAGGAGGTcaaaataccaattttggaaaaCTTGGTTCTCCAAACTTGAGTTTCGCATGTTCGGCGTTCTTCGCAGGATCCTCAATGGAAAACTTTATGGAAGCTGAACTGTCCTCCCAAGCTTAAGACTTTTATCTGGACTGTTTTTCACAAGAAATTGCTTACTAATATGCAACGAGTCAGAAGAGGTCTCACTACTTGTGCTACTTGCCCAATATGTTTAAGAGCAGATGAATCTCTCATCCACCTGTTTAGGGACTGTCCCAGGTCTAGTGCTATTTGGAGGTCTATGCTTAAACCTggtgttgatatcacttataccacataccgccaagcataagcaacgacctcttaggtgggccccgcggcatggctagtcccgcctacaacatgcatcctgtagtccgacacccgagctacctcgctatggtggaggtcggccggtaccttgctaggaggccaccctcctatgctctccaagaggcttcaagaaaagcaatatgtacattgtatcccacatcggaaatatagaatagatggggacttcccttagctataaagggaagtcctccccttcttagaagggatggatccatgatccccacacttgtatcactacaaaggtcacttgacctcactcatagtaaaacatctaagtggacgtagccttgccccaagtgcaaggtgaaccactatacatctggtgtcatctctctctctccccatcatgcttcttagttaccgtattcttcagtagaaacattggcgctagaaggaggggcCCTAAGTTTGGGTAACGAGCCTCTgaccttgagcaagagtcatggatgggtaccaagagtcatgtacgggtaccacAGGTCATCGGGTACATGGGTACATGCAAGACACCCCACCTCCCTCCCCAAGCCTCCAACGAGCCATCCGGTACTTGATCCATCCGGTACTACGAGCCATCCGGTACTATGATCCATCCGGTACTTGAGCCATCGGGTACATGAGTCACCTTCTACTCCCAAGCTCCACTCCTCCGGGACTCATGAGTAGGCAGGTACGCACAGGACCCCGTACCCTTACTTCTACAACCAAGGTCCACTTTCAAAAGTTCCCGTCCGGGACTCTTTGAGAAGACCCCGCTTTTGGTCCTCTTCCAATATCCTCATCACTACCTTGGTCAACGAACCATCTATCCGGCACTTTGGATACCCGCACCGTCCGGGACCTCTTTGATTTCTAATCCTCCCGGTATCTCATCAACATCTCGGTGACGGTCACCGCTGCAAGTAGCCAAGCTTCTCAACTCGTCCGCGTACCAGTAACCAACCCCGGAGACCGATGCATTTGTCTCTTCACCCGCATCACCCATCCATGTCTTCGGCAACATCCTCCATTCTCAATGACTTACCAGAATGGAACCAAATTTGAATCCTGGTA
Coding sequences within:
- the LOC133709616 gene encoding uncharacterized protein LOC133709616; this translates as MTSIISSHHCNWSFGIQENANTGFNKVLLPGYTSHFPSRGFVFSNGNYHIRCQTDRRCRPIFSSTVDDINPDDSEDEKDAKENSKAEAGGGNNEMVRENLERLVGTDDSSFSGIDLATLIRNKYGRSYDVQLIKKEFLGRNLLAMNVMWKYREQRSFPLTEEEYLLRLDDVANNLKCWGAVSHIRNSLATVKERPRIGKAVSIFIDMDGSGGRANEWIYK
- the LOC133709613 gene encoding uracil-DNA glycosylase, mitochondrial — its product is MTFAVSGFGNFPANQIRALAPIHKAAYDHIIRVRGHSFAVANPKGAAMGSRAATKNKTLLDIFQPTTRSAKRFKTDSSTPKSDDAITEPSSSSSSSPSALTPEQKSRIEFQKLLAKAKRNRTICSGRVSDSKARGEGVKLEELLVEDTWLTALPSELKKPYAVNLSKFVESEISGAGGGGVPIYPPSHLIFNALNSTPFDRVKAVILGQDPYHGPGQAMGLSFSVPQGVKVPSSLVNIFKELHKDVGCSIPSHGNLEKWAVQGVLLLNAVLTVRDHQANSHAKKGWEQFTDAVIQTISKKKEGVVFLLWGNSAQQKSRLVDVSKHHILRAAHPSGLSAYRGFFGCRHFSRTNQLLKEMGIPPIDWQL
- the LOC133709614 gene encoding DNA repair protein XRCC2 homolog, yielding MAAKRWIDGDETAAEMLSRVSSERPFLLLPPLHRVPLRVGNVVELAGPSSSAKTQILIQAALNCILPKEWNGVHYGGLERLVMFIDLDCRFDVTRLSEMLKHRIMEPNGSMYDHEELFAACMRRFMYVRCYDSLEFLATLKTLHHRLKREKAMHNVNIQLLMIDSIGPFHWVDRGSTFFPLGSHNRKCLSLQSISETVVQEIRKLLVLHPMLVIATKEIVLGNVYGMDEAKQNKYMLEASGVRSITSSSQQLPYREFMPPIWQSLITHKILVRASDDHLLIRPDQENSLYLSEWLLPLLGYQDKFVVKDAGIFVVS